The following are encoded together in the Juglans microcarpa x Juglans regia isolate MS1-56 chromosome 2D, Jm3101_v1.0, whole genome shotgun sequence genome:
- the LOC121250136 gene encoding acetyl-coenzyme A synthetase, chloroplastic/glyoxysomal isoform X2, which yields MVPLSNLFHNNVLVVAARPPPPPVPDFSVYSSFNQPPLFSSSKFSTCPVSPPLPSKTTAYKVGYWSSRFDTGGRIGRSGCGSVVMDSSPRKILKTSHHLRHVESMKILPSGAGNISRLNAVILGESLASEENDLVFPSEKFSGQALVSSPEKYLEMYKRSIEDPAGFWSDIASSEFYWKEKWGQQVYSENLDIRKGNIKIEWFKGGVTNICYNCLDKNVEAGLGDKIALYWEGNEPGFDGTLTYTQLLQKVCQLANYLKDIGVKKGDAVVIYLPMFMELPIAMLACARIGAVHSVVFAGFSAESLAQRIVDCKPKVVITCNAVKRGSKVIHLKDIVDAALIEAARNNVSVDVSLTYENHSAMNRESTNWKDGRDIWWQDVVPKYPTTCEVEWVDSEDPLFLLYTSGSTGKPKGVLHSTGGYMVYTATTFKYAFDYKPSDVYWCTADCGWITGHSYVTYGPLLNGSSVVLYEGVPNYPDSGRCWYIVDKYKVTIFYTAPTLVRSLMRDGDEYVTRYSRKSLRVLGSVGEPINPSAWRWFFNVVGDSRCPISDTWWQTETGGFMITPLPGAWPQKPGSATFPFFGVQPVIVDEKGVEIEGECNGYLCVKSSWPGAFRTLYGDHERYETTYFKPFPGYYFSGDGCSRDKDGYHWLTGRVDDVINVSGHRIGTAEVESALVSHPQCAEAAVVGVEHEVKGQGIYAFVTLVDGVDYSEELRKSLILAVRSQIGAFAAPDKIHWAPGLPKTRSGKIMRRILRKIAARQLDELGDTSTLADPNVVEQLIELADR from the exons ATGGTCCCTCTCTCTAATTTGTTCCATAATAACGTCTTGGTTGTGGCTGCTcggcctcctcctcctccggtACCCGATTTCTCCGTATATTCCTCGTTTAACCAACCCCCATTATTCTCCTCTTCTAAATTCAGTACTTGTCCTGTTAGTCCTCCTCTGCCGAGCAAGACAACAGCTTATAAAGTCGGTTATTGGTCGTCCAGATTTGATACCGGCGGTAGAATCGGGAGATCGGGTTGTGGAAGCGTGGTAATGGACTCGTCTCCTCGCAAAATTCTCAAGACGTCCCATCACCTGCGCCATGTTGAATCGATGAAAATTCTGCCGTCCGGAGCCGGAAACATTTCTCGTTTGAACGCTGTCATTTTGGGCGAATCCCTCGCTTCTGAAGAGAATGATCTTGTCTTTCCCAGTGAAAAATTCTCTGGACAGGCACTCGTTTCTTCCCCCGAGAAG TATTTGGAGATGTATAAAAGATCGATCGAGGACCCTGCTGGATTTTGGTCCGATATCGCATCATCTGAGTTCTATTGGAAAGAGAAATGGGGCCAACAAGTCTACTCTGAGAACCTCGACATCAGGAAAGGCAATATCAAAATTGAG TGGTTCAAGGGCGGTGTCACCAACATATGCTACAATTGCTTGGATAAAAATGTTGAAGCTGGACTTGGGGACAAAATTGCCCTTTACTGGGAAGGAAACGAACCTGGTTTTGATGGCACTTTAACATACACCCAGCTTCTCCAAAAAGTTTGTCAG CTTGCAAACTACTTGAAAGATATTGGTGTCAAAAAGGGTGATGCCGTCGTGATTTATTTGCCAATGTTCATGGAACTTCCCATTGCAATGCTCGCATGTGCTCGCATTGGTGCTGTTCACTCG GTTGTATTTGCTGGATTTTCTGCAGAATCTCTTGCCCAGAGAATCGTGGACTGCAAACCAAAGGTTGTGATTACTTGCAATGCTGTCAAAAGGGGCTCGAAGGTTATCCACCTCAAAGACATAGTTGATGCTGCCCTCATTGAAGCAGCTCGAAATAATGTCTCTGTAG ATGTGAGCTTAACCTATGAAAACCATTCCGCAATGAACAGAGAAAGTACTAATTGGAAAGACGGAAGAGATATATGGTGGCAG GATGTTGTTCCTAAATATCCAACTACTTGTGAGGTGGAGTGGGTTGACTCAGAGGATCCACTTTTTCTGCTCTATACTAGTGGGAGCACTGGAAAGCCAAAG GGCGTTCTCCATTCAACTGGAGGATATATGGTGTATACTGCAACAACATTCAAGTATGCATTTGACTACAAACCATCTGATGTCTACTG GTGTACAGCTGACTGTGGTTGGATTACTGGACACAGCTATGTCACTTATGGACCGCTGCTAAATGGCTCATCTGTTGTTTTGTATGAAGGG GTTCCTAATTATCCTGATTCTGGCCGCTGTTGGTACATTGTTGACAAATACAAGGTCACAATATTCTACACCGCGCCCACGTTGGTGCGGTCCCTCATGCGTGATGGTGATGAA TATGTTACCCGGTACTCAAGGAAATCCTTGCGGGTTCTTGGAAGTGTGGGCGAGCCTATTAATCCAAGTGCATGGAG GTGGTTTTTCAATGTAGTTGGAGATTCAAGGTGCCCTATATCTGACACATGGTGGCAAACTGAAACTGGTGGCTTCATG ATTACTCCATTGCCTGGTGCTTGGCCTCAGAAGCCTGGTTCTGCtacttttcctttctttgggGTTCAG CCTGTCATAGTAGATGAGAAGGGTGTTGAGATTGAAGGTGAGTGCAATGGGTACCTATGTGTGAAAAGCTCATGGCCAGGGGCGTTCCGTACACTTTATGGTGATCATGAAAGATACGAGACAACATACTTCAAGCCATTCCCTGGCTATTATTTCAGTGGTGATGGCTGCAGCAG GGACAAGGATGGATACCACTGGCTTACTGGAAGAGTTGATGATGTTATCAATGTTAG TGGACATCGCATTGGCACAGCAGAAGTGGAATCTGCTCTCGTCTCTCATCCCCAATGTGCAGAAGCTGCTGTGGTTGGTGTGGAGCATGAG GTTAAAGGACAGGGTATTTATGCATTTGTGACTCTAGTGGATGGCGTTGATTACAGCGAGGAACTCCGGAAAAGCCTCATACTCGCAGTCCGGAGCCAG ATAGGAGCCTTTGCTGCACCTGACAAAATCCATTGGGCACCTGGCCTTCCAAAAACGAGGAGTGGAAAAATAATGAGGAGGATCCTGAGAAAAATTGCTGCCAGGCAGTTAGATGAGCTTGGAGACACTAGCACGCTTGCAGATCCAAATGTGGTCGAACAGCTAATTGAACTTGCTGATCGCTAA
- the LOC121250136 gene encoding acetyl-coenzyme A synthetase, chloroplastic/glyoxysomal isoform X3: MDSSPRKILKTSHHLRHVESMKILPSGAGNISRLNAVILGESLASEENDLVFPSEKFSGQALVSSPEKYLEMYKRSIEDPAGFWSDIASSEFYWKEKWGQQVYSENLDIRKGNIKIEWFKGGVTNICYNCLDKNVEAGLGDKIALYWEGNEPGFDGTLTYTQLLQKVCQLANYLKDIGVKKGDAVVIYLPMFMELPIAMLACARIGAVHSVVFAGFSAESLAQRIVDCKPKVVITCNAVKRGSKVIHLKDIVDAALIEAARNNVSVDVSLTYENHSAMNRESTNWKDGRDIWWQDVVPKYPTTCEVEWVDSEDPLFLLYTSGSTGKPKGVLHSTGGYMVYTATTFKYAFDYKPSDVYWCTADCGWITGHSYVTYGPLLNGSSVVLYEGVPNYPDSGRCWYIVDKYKVTIFYTAPTLVRSLMRDGDEYVTRYSRKSLRVLGSVGEPINPSAWRWFFNVVGDSRCPISDTWWQTETGGFMITPLPGAWPQKPGSATFPFFGVQPVIVDEKGVEIEGECNGYLCVKSSWPGAFRTLYGDHERYETTYFKPFPGYYFSGDGCSRDKDGYHWLTGRVDDVINVSGHRIGTAEVESALVSHPQCAEAAVVGVEHEVKGQGIYAFVTLVDGVDYSEELRKSLILAVRSQIGAFAAPDKIHWAPGLPKTRSGKIMRRILRKIAARQLDELGDTSTLADPNVVEQLIELADR; this comes from the exons ATGGACTCGTCTCCTCGCAAAATTCTCAAGACGTCCCATCACCTGCGCCATGTTGAATCGATGAAAATTCTGCCGTCCGGAGCCGGAAACATTTCTCGTTTGAACGCTGTCATTTTGGGCGAATCCCTCGCTTCTGAAGAGAATGATCTTGTCTTTCCCAGTGAAAAATTCTCTGGACAGGCACTCGTTTCTTCCCCCGAGAAG TATTTGGAGATGTATAAAAGATCGATCGAGGACCCTGCTGGATTTTGGTCCGATATCGCATCATCTGAGTTCTATTGGAAAGAGAAATGGGGCCAACAAGTCTACTCTGAGAACCTCGACATCAGGAAAGGCAATATCAAAATTGAG TGGTTCAAGGGCGGTGTCACCAACATATGCTACAATTGCTTGGATAAAAATGTTGAAGCTGGACTTGGGGACAAAATTGCCCTTTACTGGGAAGGAAACGAACCTGGTTTTGATGGCACTTTAACATACACCCAGCTTCTCCAAAAAGTTTGTCAG CTTGCAAACTACTTGAAAGATATTGGTGTCAAAAAGGGTGATGCCGTCGTGATTTATTTGCCAATGTTCATGGAACTTCCCATTGCAATGCTCGCATGTGCTCGCATTGGTGCTGTTCACTCG GTTGTATTTGCTGGATTTTCTGCAGAATCTCTTGCCCAGAGAATCGTGGACTGCAAACCAAAGGTTGTGATTACTTGCAATGCTGTCAAAAGGGGCTCGAAGGTTATCCACCTCAAAGACATAGTTGATGCTGCCCTCATTGAAGCAGCTCGAAATAATGTCTCTGTAG ATGTGAGCTTAACCTATGAAAACCATTCCGCAATGAACAGAGAAAGTACTAATTGGAAAGACGGAAGAGATATATGGTGGCAG GATGTTGTTCCTAAATATCCAACTACTTGTGAGGTGGAGTGGGTTGACTCAGAGGATCCACTTTTTCTGCTCTATACTAGTGGGAGCACTGGAAAGCCAAAG GGCGTTCTCCATTCAACTGGAGGATATATGGTGTATACTGCAACAACATTCAAGTATGCATTTGACTACAAACCATCTGATGTCTACTG GTGTACAGCTGACTGTGGTTGGATTACTGGACACAGCTATGTCACTTATGGACCGCTGCTAAATGGCTCATCTGTTGTTTTGTATGAAGGG GTTCCTAATTATCCTGATTCTGGCCGCTGTTGGTACATTGTTGACAAATACAAGGTCACAATATTCTACACCGCGCCCACGTTGGTGCGGTCCCTCATGCGTGATGGTGATGAA TATGTTACCCGGTACTCAAGGAAATCCTTGCGGGTTCTTGGAAGTGTGGGCGAGCCTATTAATCCAAGTGCATGGAG GTGGTTTTTCAATGTAGTTGGAGATTCAAGGTGCCCTATATCTGACACATGGTGGCAAACTGAAACTGGTGGCTTCATG ATTACTCCATTGCCTGGTGCTTGGCCTCAGAAGCCTGGTTCTGCtacttttcctttctttgggGTTCAG CCTGTCATAGTAGATGAGAAGGGTGTTGAGATTGAAGGTGAGTGCAATGGGTACCTATGTGTGAAAAGCTCATGGCCAGGGGCGTTCCGTACACTTTATGGTGATCATGAAAGATACGAGACAACATACTTCAAGCCATTCCCTGGCTATTATTTCAGTGGTGATGGCTGCAGCAG GGACAAGGATGGATACCACTGGCTTACTGGAAGAGTTGATGATGTTATCAATGTTAG TGGACATCGCATTGGCACAGCAGAAGTGGAATCTGCTCTCGTCTCTCATCCCCAATGTGCAGAAGCTGCTGTGGTTGGTGTGGAGCATGAG GTTAAAGGACAGGGTATTTATGCATTTGTGACTCTAGTGGATGGCGTTGATTACAGCGAGGAACTCCGGAAAAGCCTCATACTCGCAGTCCGGAGCCAG ATAGGAGCCTTTGCTGCACCTGACAAAATCCATTGGGCACCTGGCCTTCCAAAAACGAGGAGTGGAAAAATAATGAGGAGGATCCTGAGAAAAATTGCTGCCAGGCAGTTAGATGAGCTTGGAGACACTAGCACGCTTGCAGATCCAAATGTGGTCGAACAGCTAATTGAACTTGCTGATCGCTAA
- the LOC121250028 gene encoding protein PSK SIMULATOR 1-like encodes MGGLCSRSSNEKYAVSKANGYTGDRFQSNVHESSNLTAPPPQTYEVREPKKETQEPVADRETGASAAGLYGATGPDDFYDGIPRYNPGGPLSQKSRSVRSRQAAVAKVSEVSSRLGKAGSLGLGKAVEVLDTLGSSMTNLNSGSGFVSGAATKGNEITILAFEVANTIMKGSNLMQSLSKRSIRHLKEVVLPSDGVQHLVSTEMDELLRIVAADKREELKIFSGEVVRFGNRCKDAQWHNLDRYFEKISRDFTPQKQLKDEADLVMQQLMTSVQFTAELYHELNALDRFQQEYQRRCQEDSSFASQKGDNLGIMKAELKSQKKQVKNLKKKSLWSRSMEEVMEKLVDIVRFLHLEIHNTFSSTDARKPVDESLSSRQRLGPAGLSLHYANIVIQIDNLVLRSSSAAPNTRDALYESLPPSIKSALRSKLQPFNAKVELTITDIKAEMEKTLQWLVPIATNTAKAHHGFGWVGEWASTGSELNRKATVQTDVIRIETLHHADKEKTEAYIIELVLWLHQLINQSKSNTNGGGKRSTTTQQPKQEPSTNAKPPMLTSEEQEMLQRVSKKRWSAGGSKSQKFNSSGKAILEKQSRLSKSYNHSSRRRSKQLLSSNEPSSGLPVIELGIEKGHA; translated from the exons ATGGGAGGGCTGTGTTCGAGGAGTTCAAATGAGAAGTACGCGGTTTCTAAAGCGAATGGGTATACCGGTGATCGTTTCCAGTCGAATGTGCATGAGAGTAGTAATTTGACTGCTCCGCCACCGCAGACGTACGAAGTACGAGAACCGAAGAAGGAGACACAAGAACCCGTTGCGGATCGTGAAACGGGTGCGTCAGCAGCAGGTCTTTACGGGGCGACTGGTCCTGATGATTTCTATGATGGAATTCCTCGCTACAACCCGGGGGGGCCTTTGTCACAGAAATCCAGATCAGTAAGGTCGAGGCAGGCAGCTGTGGCAAAG GTCTCAGAGGTCAGTTCCCGGTTAGGGAAGGCTGGAAGTCTTGGGCTTGGAAAGGCAGTAGAAGTCTTGGACACGCTTGGAAGCAGCATGACGAATTTGAATTCAGGAAGTGGTTTTGTTTCCGGAGCAGCAACTAAAGGCAATGAAATTACTATTTTGGCATTTGAGGTTGCAAACACGATTATGAAAGGTTCAAATTTGATGCAATCCCTTTCAAAAAGAAGTATTAGGCACCTGAAAGAAGTGGTGCTTCCTTCAGATGGTGTGCAACATTTAGTTTCAACAGAAATGGATGAACTCCTACGGATTGTTGCAGCTGACAAAAG ggaggagttgaaaatattttcaggagAGGTGGTTCGTTTCGGAAATCGTTGTAAAGATGCTCAGTGGCACAACTTGGACCGCTATTTTGAGAA GATCAGCAGAGATTTTACCCCTCAAAAGCAACTGAAGGATGAGGCAGATTTGGTGATGCAGCAACTCATGACATCGGTTCAGTTTACAGCT GAATTATACCATGAATTGAATGCATTGGACCGATTCCAGCAAGAATATCAGCGTAGGTGTCAGGAGGACAGTTCATTTGCCAGTCAGAAAG GTGACAACCTTGGGATCATGAAGGCAGAACTGAAAAGCCAAAAAAAgcaagtaaaaaatttaaagaaaaaatccctctGGTCCAGAAGCATGGAAGAG GTGATGGAGAAGCTTGTAGATATTGTTCGTTTCTTGCATTTGGAGATCCATAATACCTTCAGCAGTACTG ACGCTCGCAAACCAGTAGATGAATCCCTGAGCAGTCGCCAGAGATTAGGACCTGCCGGACTTTCATTGCATTATGCAAACATAGTCATCCAAATTGATAATCTT GTACTCCGCTCAAGTTCTGCGGCTCCAAATACAAGGGATGCATTATACGAGAGCTTGCCACCTAGTATAAAATCAGCTCTACGCTCCAAACTACAACCTTTCAATGCTAAAGTAGAG CTCACTATTACTGACATTAAAGCTGAAATGGAGAAGACTTTGCAGTGGCTCGTTCCAATTGCCACAAACACAGCCAA GGCCCATCATGGTTTTGGCTGGGTCGGGGAGTGGGCGAGTACCGG TTCTGAGCTAAACAGGAAGGCCACTGTGCAGACTGATGTGATTAGAATTGAGACACTCCACCATGCAGATAAGGAAAAAACTGAAGCCTATATAATTGAACTAGTATTGTGGCTTCACCAATTAATCAACCAAAGTAAATCTAATACAAACGGTGGTGGGAAGAGGTCAACAACAACTCAGCAGCCCAAGCAAGAGCCATCCACCAATGCCAAGCCACCCATGCTAACAAGCGAAGAGCAGGAGATGCTTCAGCGTGTAAGTAAGAAAAGATGGTCAGCAGGCGGCAGTAAGAGTCAGAAGTTTAATAGCTCTGGGAAGGCCATCTTGGAAAAGCAAAGTAGGTTGAGCAAGAGTTACAACCACTCCTCGAGGAGAAGAAGCAAGCAATTGCTGTCTTCTAATGAGCCATCTTCCGGGCTTCCTGTCATTGAGTTAGGCATTGAAAAGGGGCACGCATGA
- the LOC121251180 gene encoding F-box protein At3g07870-like yields MARGSKSRRTKSHSHASGKKKRNATVQEEQQQVALVETAGQSSNISLLPLMILTDILLRLPFKTIFSCRCVCKTWLSVLLDPDFAQLYQARAPSSIILQPQNDILKQYLYAVDLEASDSSNHAISISHYSVRVKFDTQTQLSPQSKLSLVDSCNGLILLCESFRMDLLAERLYVCNPITGEFVIVRPIRPNLPHWVSPRLGFCPNSRKFKVVIFVNKENGTDEKMPTDVYTLGREGGWRSVLMKYDVRSSVRDTTFLNGFIHFLWGRAIPELLIRSFDVENEKFQPVPPPPLLDSSLKTGGQRMSLGVLGGCLALAEFPYDDGRCFHVWVMKEYGVQASWTKEWSIDVHIGIPMYSVPCCHIVGLLGNGDILILHHEKTMFSFNRANRTCKYHRIDKIHYFQALPYVPNFSSLTEIASGEDVFNARFRMF; encoded by the exons ATGGCAAGAGGAAGCAAAAGCAGGAGGACAAAATCCCATTCCCATGCATCCggcaagaagaagagaaatgcaaCTGTTCAAGAAGAACAACAGCAAGTAGCACTGGTCGAAACGGCCGGCCAAAGCTCTAATATCTCACTGCTTCCCCTGATGATTCTCACAGACATTCTCTTGAGACTGCCTTTCAAAACCATATTCAGTTGCAGGTGCGTGTGCAAAACATGGCTCAGTGTTCTCTTAGACCCTGACTTCGCCCAATTGTATCAAGCAAGAGCGCCCTCCAGCATCATCCTTCAACCTCAAAACGACATCCTTAAACAATACCTTTACGCGGTCGATCTCGAGGCATCTGACAGTAGTAATCATGCTATTAGTATTAGTCACTATAGCGTTAGAGTGAAGTTTGACACTCAAACTCAATTGTCTCCCCAAAGCAAACTCAGTCTGGTGGATTCTTGCAATGGTTTGATTCTTCTGTGCGAGTCGTTCCGCATGGACCTGTTGGCAGAGAGGTTATATGTATGTAACCCGATAACGGGCGAGTTCGTGATTGTTAGACCCATTAGGCCCAACCTGCCGCATTGGGTGTCTCCGCGGCTTGGGTTTTGTCCCAATTCTCGGAAGTTCAAGGTGGTTATATTTGTGAACAAGGAGAATGGAACTGATGAAAAAATGCCCACTGATGTGTACACCCTCGGCAGAGAGGGAGGTTGGAGGAGTGTTCTAATGAAGTATGATGTGCGCAGCAGCGTGCGTGACACTACCTTTCTGAAtggatttattcattttctctgGGGCCGTGCTATACCTGAATTATTAATACGTTCCTTTGATGTCGAGAACGAGAAGTTCCAACCGGTTCCACCACCTCCCCTCCTTGATTCATCTCTAAAGACAGGGGGGCAAAGGATGAGCCTGGGCGTACTGGGAGGCTGTCTTGCCTTGGCTGAATTTCCTTATGATGATGGTAGGTGCTTTCACGTTTGGGTAATGAAGGAATATGGTGTCCAAGCGTCTTGGACTAAGGAATGGTCCATTGATGTCCACATCGGCATACCTATGTATTCCGTACCCTGTTGTCATATAGTAGGGTTGCTCGGCAATGGAGACATCTTGATCTTACATCATGAGAAaacgatgttttctttcaatcGAGCGAATCGTACTTGCAAATATCACAGAATTGACAAAATACATTACTTTCAAGCGCTGCCTTATGTTCCCAACTTTTCTTCACTTACGGAGATCGCAAGTGGAGAAGACGTGTTCAATGCCAGATTCAG AATGTTTTAA
- the LOC121250136 gene encoding acetyl-coenzyme A synthetase, chloroplastic/glyoxysomal isoform X1, with protein sequence MVGWSNNRMVPLSNLFHNNVLVVAARPPPPPVPDFSVYSSFNQPPLFSSSKFSTCPVSPPLPSKTTAYKVGYWSSRFDTGGRIGRSGCGSVVMDSSPRKILKTSHHLRHVESMKILPSGAGNISRLNAVILGESLASEENDLVFPSEKFSGQALVSSPEKYLEMYKRSIEDPAGFWSDIASSEFYWKEKWGQQVYSENLDIRKGNIKIEWFKGGVTNICYNCLDKNVEAGLGDKIALYWEGNEPGFDGTLTYTQLLQKVCQLANYLKDIGVKKGDAVVIYLPMFMELPIAMLACARIGAVHSVVFAGFSAESLAQRIVDCKPKVVITCNAVKRGSKVIHLKDIVDAALIEAARNNVSVDVSLTYENHSAMNRESTNWKDGRDIWWQDVVPKYPTTCEVEWVDSEDPLFLLYTSGSTGKPKGVLHSTGGYMVYTATTFKYAFDYKPSDVYWCTADCGWITGHSYVTYGPLLNGSSVVLYEGVPNYPDSGRCWYIVDKYKVTIFYTAPTLVRSLMRDGDEYVTRYSRKSLRVLGSVGEPINPSAWRWFFNVVGDSRCPISDTWWQTETGGFMITPLPGAWPQKPGSATFPFFGVQPVIVDEKGVEIEGECNGYLCVKSSWPGAFRTLYGDHERYETTYFKPFPGYYFSGDGCSRDKDGYHWLTGRVDDVINVSGHRIGTAEVESALVSHPQCAEAAVVGVEHEVKGQGIYAFVTLVDGVDYSEELRKSLILAVRSQIGAFAAPDKIHWAPGLPKTRSGKIMRRILRKIAARQLDELGDTSTLADPNVVEQLIELADR encoded by the exons ATGGTGGGCTGGTCAAACAACAGGATGGTCCCTCTCTCTAATTTGTTCCATAATAACGTCTTGGTTGTGGCTGCTcggcctcctcctcctccggtACCCGATTTCTCCGTATATTCCTCGTTTAACCAACCCCCATTATTCTCCTCTTCTAAATTCAGTACTTGTCCTGTTAGTCCTCCTCTGCCGAGCAAGACAACAGCTTATAAAGTCGGTTATTGGTCGTCCAGATTTGATACCGGCGGTAGAATCGGGAGATCGGGTTGTGGAAGCGTGGTAATGGACTCGTCTCCTCGCAAAATTCTCAAGACGTCCCATCACCTGCGCCATGTTGAATCGATGAAAATTCTGCCGTCCGGAGCCGGAAACATTTCTCGTTTGAACGCTGTCATTTTGGGCGAATCCCTCGCTTCTGAAGAGAATGATCTTGTCTTTCCCAGTGAAAAATTCTCTGGACAGGCACTCGTTTCTTCCCCCGAGAAG TATTTGGAGATGTATAAAAGATCGATCGAGGACCCTGCTGGATTTTGGTCCGATATCGCATCATCTGAGTTCTATTGGAAAGAGAAATGGGGCCAACAAGTCTACTCTGAGAACCTCGACATCAGGAAAGGCAATATCAAAATTGAG TGGTTCAAGGGCGGTGTCACCAACATATGCTACAATTGCTTGGATAAAAATGTTGAAGCTGGACTTGGGGACAAAATTGCCCTTTACTGGGAAGGAAACGAACCTGGTTTTGATGGCACTTTAACATACACCCAGCTTCTCCAAAAAGTTTGTCAG CTTGCAAACTACTTGAAAGATATTGGTGTCAAAAAGGGTGATGCCGTCGTGATTTATTTGCCAATGTTCATGGAACTTCCCATTGCAATGCTCGCATGTGCTCGCATTGGTGCTGTTCACTCG GTTGTATTTGCTGGATTTTCTGCAGAATCTCTTGCCCAGAGAATCGTGGACTGCAAACCAAAGGTTGTGATTACTTGCAATGCTGTCAAAAGGGGCTCGAAGGTTATCCACCTCAAAGACATAGTTGATGCTGCCCTCATTGAAGCAGCTCGAAATAATGTCTCTGTAG ATGTGAGCTTAACCTATGAAAACCATTCCGCAATGAACAGAGAAAGTACTAATTGGAAAGACGGAAGAGATATATGGTGGCAG GATGTTGTTCCTAAATATCCAACTACTTGTGAGGTGGAGTGGGTTGACTCAGAGGATCCACTTTTTCTGCTCTATACTAGTGGGAGCACTGGAAAGCCAAAG GGCGTTCTCCATTCAACTGGAGGATATATGGTGTATACTGCAACAACATTCAAGTATGCATTTGACTACAAACCATCTGATGTCTACTG GTGTACAGCTGACTGTGGTTGGATTACTGGACACAGCTATGTCACTTATGGACCGCTGCTAAATGGCTCATCTGTTGTTTTGTATGAAGGG GTTCCTAATTATCCTGATTCTGGCCGCTGTTGGTACATTGTTGACAAATACAAGGTCACAATATTCTACACCGCGCCCACGTTGGTGCGGTCCCTCATGCGTGATGGTGATGAA TATGTTACCCGGTACTCAAGGAAATCCTTGCGGGTTCTTGGAAGTGTGGGCGAGCCTATTAATCCAAGTGCATGGAG GTGGTTTTTCAATGTAGTTGGAGATTCAAGGTGCCCTATATCTGACACATGGTGGCAAACTGAAACTGGTGGCTTCATG ATTACTCCATTGCCTGGTGCTTGGCCTCAGAAGCCTGGTTCTGCtacttttcctttctttgggGTTCAG CCTGTCATAGTAGATGAGAAGGGTGTTGAGATTGAAGGTGAGTGCAATGGGTACCTATGTGTGAAAAGCTCATGGCCAGGGGCGTTCCGTACACTTTATGGTGATCATGAAAGATACGAGACAACATACTTCAAGCCATTCCCTGGCTATTATTTCAGTGGTGATGGCTGCAGCAG GGACAAGGATGGATACCACTGGCTTACTGGAAGAGTTGATGATGTTATCAATGTTAG TGGACATCGCATTGGCACAGCAGAAGTGGAATCTGCTCTCGTCTCTCATCCCCAATGTGCAGAAGCTGCTGTGGTTGGTGTGGAGCATGAG GTTAAAGGACAGGGTATTTATGCATTTGTGACTCTAGTGGATGGCGTTGATTACAGCGAGGAACTCCGGAAAAGCCTCATACTCGCAGTCCGGAGCCAG ATAGGAGCCTTTGCTGCACCTGACAAAATCCATTGGGCACCTGGCCTTCCAAAAACGAGGAGTGGAAAAATAATGAGGAGGATCCTGAGAAAAATTGCTGCCAGGCAGTTAGATGAGCTTGGAGACACTAGCACGCTTGCAGATCCAAATGTGGTCGAACAGCTAATTGAACTTGCTGATCGCTAA